The stretch of DNA TACAGAAGGGCAAAAGGTATGGCTGGGTGGATTTTTAGCCGCTTCTCCGTCTGGAGTTGTTTCAGCGGCACCTGCTCCAGCTGCGGCTGAAGCAGCAGTACCCGTTCAAGCGGCAGCTGCTCCAGCTGTGTCGAAAGATGTAACTATTTTATACGGTTCTCAAACGGGTAATGCACAGCGTTTAGCCCAAAAAGCCGGCCAAACGCTCGAATCAAACGGATTTAACGTCACGGTTTCGGCAATGAGTGACTTTAAGCCAAATAATCTGAAAAAAGTACAAAATTTGCTGATTGTAGCCAGCACACATGGAGAAGGCGATCCGCCGGATAATGCCATTACATTCCATGAATTTCTTCATGGCAAGCGTGCGCCAAAACTGGATGATCTTCAATTTTCTGTTCTGTCTCTTGGCGACAGCTCGTATGAATTTTTCTGCCAGACAGGAAAAGAGTTTGACCAGCGTTTAGAAGAGCTTGGCGGTAAGCGTATTGTACCGCGCGTTGATTGTGATCTTGACTTCGACGAGCCGGCAGCAGAGTGGATTGACAGTGTCGTAAAAAGCTTGTCCGAGGCATCGGCACCGGCAGCAGCACAAACAGCACCGGCAGCAGCAGGTGCACAAGTGACAGAATCTGAGTACTCAAGAACAAATCCATTTCGTGCGGAAATCCTTGAAAGCATTAATTTGAACGGACGCGGTTCAAACAAAGAAACACGTCACATTGAGCTTTCGCTTGAAGGATCAGGTCTTACGTACAAACCGGGTGATGCGCTTGGCGTTTATCCAGAAAACGATCCGAAGCTGGTTGATGAACTGATTGCGGCATTTGGCTGGAATCGGGATGAAACAGTGACGATTAATAAACAAGGCGATGTCCTTTCATTACGCAATGCGCTTTTAACATATTATGAAATAACAGTATTAACAAAACCATTGCTGGAAAAAATCGCTCAGTTAACGGGCGTAGATGAACTTCATGACTTAATCGGCGATAGCGAGAAAGTGAAAGCCTACATACACGGCCGCGACCTGCTTGATGTAGTACAGCAATTTGGACCATTTGGCGTTTCACCTCAGGATTTTGTGAATGTACTTCGGAAAATGCCGGCTCGTCTTTACTCGATCGCCAGCAGCTTAGAAGCGAATCCTGATGAAGTGCATTTGACAATTGGTGCGGTCCGCTATAATGCAAATGGCCGTGACCGAAGTGGTGTTTGCTCGATTCTTTGTGCCGAGCGTTTAGAGCCAGGCGATACATTACCGGTTTACATTCAGCATAACGACAACTTCAAGCTGCCGGAAAATCCGGAAACACCGGTTATTATGATCGGACCAGGAACAGGCGTAGCTCCATTCCGCGCGTTTATGCAGGAGCGCGAAGAGTCAGGTGCTGACGGAAAAGCATGGATGTTCTTTGGAGACCAGCATTTCGTAACCGACTTCCTGTACCAGACTGAATGGCAGAAGTGGCTGGCAGACGGCGTGCTGACAAAAATGGATGTGGCATTTTCACGCGATACAGCTGAAAAAGTATATGTACAGCACCGGATGCAGGAAAACAGCAAAGAATTGTTCGAATGGCTTCAACAAGGCGCTGCCGTTTACGTATGCGGCGACGAGAAAAATATGGCTCACGATGTACACCAGACATTGATTGATATTGTAGAAAAAGAAGGCAGCATGAGCCGCGAGCAGGCAGAGAAATATGTAGCCGATATGCAGCAGCAAAAACGCTACCAGCGCGACGTATATTAAGTTTTATGATCGAAAGGGGACAAGCACAATGAGCAAAACGGTAAATGACCTTCACCAGCTGCGCGCACCAGAAGGCCCGCCAAGTGATGTAGAAGGCATTAAAGAAAGAAGTAATTTATTGCGCGGCACACTTGCAGAAGTGATGCAGGACCGCATCTCAGCCGGTATTCCAGAAGATGACAACCGCTTGATGAAACACCACGGCAGCTACTTGCAGGATGACCGTGACCTGCGCACAGAACGCCAAAAACAAAAATTAGAGCCGGCATATCAATTCATGCTGCGCGTGCGCCTTCCGGGCGGTGTAGCAACATCAAGCCAGTGGCTGATGATGGATACTCTGGCGCATAAATACGGAAACGGCACCCTAAAACTAACAACACGTGAAACGTTCCAGATCCACGGGATTTTAAAATGGAACATGAAGCAGACGATTCAAGACATTCATTCAACGATGATGGATACAATTGCGGCATGCGGAGACGTAAACCGGAACGTTATGGCTACGTCGAATCCATACCAATCGGAAGTTCACACAGAAGTTCACGCACTGGCAAAACAGCTGAGTGATGACCTACTTCCAAAGTCACGTGCTTATCATGAAATTTGGCTCGGGGAAGAAAAAGTAGCCGGCACGCCGGAAACGGAAGAAGTAGAACCAATGTATGGTCCGCTTTACTTGCCGCGTAAGTTTAAAATCGGGATCGCGGTACCGCCTTCTAACGATATTGATGTGTTTTCACAGGATCTTGGCTTTATCGCCATCGTTGAAAACAACCAGCTGATTGGCTTTAATGTAACAATCGGCGGCGGTATGGGGATGAGCCATGGTGATACACAAACATATCCGCAGCTCGGAAAAGTAATTGGCTTTGTAACACCTGATAAAGTTGTTGATCTTGCGGAAAAAGTTATTACGATTCAGCGCGACTACGGAAACCGTTCTGTTCGTAAATATGCCCGTTTTAAATATACAGTTGACCGTCTTGGGCTCGAAAACGTAAAAGCAGAGCTTGAGCGCCGCCTGGGCTGGACGCTTGACGAAGCACGCGATTTCCATTTTGACCATAATGGTGACCGGTACGGCTGGCAAAAAGGCGTAAAAGGCAAATGGCATTTTACAATGTTTGTTGAAGGCGGCCGGATTGTGGATTACCCTGAATATCAATTGATGACGGGTATTCGGGAAATTGCAAAAGTACACAAAGGTGATTTCCGCCTCACATCCAATCAAAACTTGATCATTGGCAATGTGTCTGCCCAAAACAAGAAAAAAATTGAGGCGCTCATCGACCAATATGGATTAACAGAAGGACGCCACCATTCAGCGATCCGTCGCAGCGCACTTGCCTGCGTAGCCCTGCCGACATGCGGTCTTGCGATGGCAGAAGCTGAGCGCTACCTGCCGGGCTTAATGGATAAAATTGATGAAATCATCGATGAAAACGGCCTCCGCGACAAAGAAATTACGATTCGTATGACTGGATGCCCGAATGGCTGCGCCCGCCACGCGCTTGGCGAAATCGGCTTTATCGGAAAAGCGGTTGGCAAATACAACATGTACTTGGGCGCTGCGCATGACGGCAGCCGCTTAAGTAAAATGTACCGTGAAAACATTGGAGAAGAAGAAATCTTAAAAGAACTGCGCGTCGTTCTTTCCCGCTATGCAAATGAGCGCCAGGAAGGCGAGCACTTCGGTGACTTCGTCATTCGTGCTGGTATCGTTGAAGCAACGACGGACGGAACGAATTTCCATAATTTATAAAATAAAAAAGACAGGAACCCAGGTTCCTGTCTTTTTTGTGCTGTCTAAAAACTTCGCTGTATGCATACGAATGGTAAGAGGTTTCAAACAGCGGAGAGGAGTGCCCTAATGGACGAAAAACAAGTCATTCAAGTGCACCATGGAGATGTTACGGGAGACCGGGTGCCGGATATTGTGTACTTAACAGCCGTTCAAACGGCCGGCAGTTCGTTTTTGCAGCAGATTACACTTGTTGTTCAGGACAGGCGTACAGGCGGTTCATTCCGGCTTTTGCTGCCTGAAAACACGGGCTACAACCCAACGGTATTTCTTGGCGACTTTACCGGCAATGGAGTAAAAGACATTCTGGTGGTGACTGATACAGGCGGGAGCGGCGGTACTGTTTACGCTTATGTGTATTCCTATGCTGGCGGCCGTTTTTATTTGATTTTTGACACAGCTCTGTTTAACAAGCAAACACAATACAGTGTCCAGTACAAAAATGATTACAAAGCAGAAGTGACAAGCAGGCAGCCTGCTAAACGGTATATATTAGACCTGACCACAAAAGGGGCTGCTTACTTGAACGAAATCTATAACCCGGACGGCACATTAAAGCAGCCGGTTGAAGGATGGGTCTCACCGCTTTCAGGACTTTACCCGATTGACTTTGACCGTAACGGCGTGTATGAGTTAAATGCATGGCAGGGCATTGCCGGACGATATAACGCAGATCGCCTTGGCTATGTGCAAAACGTGTTAAAGTGGAACGAGCGTGCATTCCAAATAGAGGAGCAGTATGTATCAATTTGGGGAGAAGAGAAAGAATAAGTACGCATGCCCCTGAAAATAAAGCGTCAAAAACCAAACTGGTTTTCCGTTTCAATTTTGCAGGATGCATGCGTAAGAAAAATTAGCCTTGAAGTTCTTGCTGAGCAAGGCGGACTAGTCGTTTCGTGATTTCGCCGCCTGTTGAGCCGTTTGCCCGCGAAGTAGTATCTGCTCCAAGCGTGATACCAAATTCGCTGGCAATTTCGTATTTAAATTGTTCCAAAACTTGTTCTGCCCCAGGGACAAGAAGCTGCTGCCGGTTATTGTTTGCCATGTTTTTTCACCACCTCTTTTGTTTGCTTATACTATTTGTTTTGGAGGGGAGAAACATGCAGAAAAAGCGGTAGCAAATGATATCGCTTTTGGAAGGATTCCACTTAGGTGGCACAGGTGTTTTAGTGGATGAAGATAAGGGTAAAGCCAAAGAGCAGACCATCTAGTCAAAGGAGTGATTTACATGCATCATGGATATCCAAAAGTAGGAGACTCCCTCCAGGCATTTGTGAATGTATGCGGCCAGCCGTCGCGCGAATCAACCAATGAAATGATCTTATTTGAAGTTCCCGGCATCAATGCCAAATTAACGTGCTGGATCGACGAAGAAAAAAACGTACATAAGCTGTCAAGTTCGATACCGATGGGTACGCAGGCAGCGGTAGAGCTGGCGAAGCGGTTTCTGCCAATGGATGCAAAGCCTGCCGACACAAGCCTTGATACCGATTCAGCCAAGCTGAACGCGTTAATTCAAACGTATACCGTAGATTATAAGGGAAAACAAAAACAAGCGGTCATTACTGCTGAAGAAACAGGTGCTTTTACAGTTGCCATTGAAGACTAACGGCTCCGGGCCTCAGCTGCCCGGAGTTTATTTCGTTTTGATTCATATGTATAGGAGGGAAATCATGCATACCATTGCAGAAATTGAAGCAAACTGGCAGGCGCACATGTCAAACCGTCAAACCGCTACATTTGGCATGGGCTGTTTTTGGAGCCCGGACGCTCGTTTTGGTGCCCTGCCCGGTGTGATTCGCACAAAAACCGGCTTTGCAGGTGGCACAACAAGTGATCCGGTCTACCGGCAAATGGGAGACCACACGGAGACGGTACAGATTGAATTTGATCCGGATATCCTTTCTTTTGAAGAAATTCTTCATATCTTTTGGGCGAATCATACGTCAACAAACCGGACAGAATACAAAGACCGCCAGTACATGTCGCTTCTTTTTTATCACAATGATGAACAGAGGCAGGCCATTGAACAGGTCAAGCGTGAGCTTGAAACGAAAAGAAATGAGCAGATTGAAACAGAGATTCAGCCGTTTTCCGTCTTTACCCTTGCAGAAGAACGGCATCAAAAGTATCATTTAAAACGGTTTAAGCGGGCAGCGGAAAAACTCGCCTCTGTATTTACGACACCCGCTTCTTTTACCGATTCAACTTTGACCGCCCGCCTTAATGGATTTGTAAGAGAATATACTACTTTGCCCCGGATTGAAGAAGAAATCCATTCATGGGCCATTTCTGATTCAGCCAAGGAGGAGCTCTCTGCTTTTATCCGCGGGCTCCGCTGGTAAACAGAAAAATGAGTCAGGGTGTCAGGGCAAATTGATACAATTCCCCATTTTCACATAAAAAACACGTCCCGCTATGAAACGGGGCGTATTTCTGTTTGTTCAAGTGCAGCTCCGATGGCTTTAATGGCCTCGTATTCATCGATTCCTTTAGCTGTAAGTGTCATTTCCCCATTGGGTGAACCAAGTGCCAGCACCCCCATAATCGATTTCACATTAACGTGCCGGTTTTGATACTGAAGATAAATATCGGATACGAACTGGCTGGCTAAATGAACAAGCGGAACAGCGGTTTTCGGGGTAAAGCTTCTTATGTAAACAGTTTTGACAAACATGCGTATCAGACCTTTCTTCGAAGAATAAAAGTATTTTCAGTATACCCACTCCAATAAAAAATAGAACCTCTTTCGGAAAGATGAAGCTGCCAAAAAGAAACAGGCCTATTTCGCCTCTCCTTCGGGTAAAGAACACCGTACTTTTACAGAGAAAAGAGGCTGGAAAAATGAAGAAGTTGTTGCTGTTAGCGGCCGGGCTGTCGATTTGCCTGAATCCTTTTGCGGCTCAGGCAAAAACAGGGACCCAATCAAAAGACCAGGATGTCATCGTGATCTCCTTTGATGGCATGCGTCAGGATTTAACGGAAAAATACATAAAAGAAGGCGACCTGCCAAATATGGAGACGCTGATTGAAAAAGGAGTGTGGGCAAAGAAGCCGGAAACGATTGTGCCGTCCTTAACAGCCCCATCTCATGCCGCTCTCTCAACAGGTGCTACTCCGGATAAAACAGGCATTGTCAGCAATCAGTTCCACGATCCGGAAAAAAAGTTCAATAATAAAGACGATGCTTTTCATACAACCATTCGTGTATCCCCGATCTGGAGCGAAGCAAGCCGGCAGGGAAAAACAACCGCGACCGTCGCATTTCCAGGAGCCAATCCAGAAACGAAAAACCAGACGGCGGATTACTCTGTTTTCTATGGGGACACATGGGCAAAAGCCAGCTTAAACGAGCTTTCGTTCAAGGAGGCACTGGGCTGGAAAGGGGCACCAAAAAGTTTTAGTCCGCCGCAGGAAGCTGCCCTGCCGCTGAAGCTAAAAAGGGCTAAAAACCGAACATTGTTTGTTCTCGCAGTCGATACAACGGATGACAGGCGTGTAAACTACGATCAGTTTACCGTTTCTGAGGACAAGCAGATAAACGCAGAAGACGGACGTGCAAAGCGCGATGAATGGGGCACAGTCCCACTGACAATGGACAAAGGGGAGCATGCCGGCTTTACCTTCAAGGTAAAAGGAGAAACAACGGATTTAACGGAGCCGGTACCGTTTTTTAAAACAGCCGTTACATCCGGCTTGTTCAGCGGACCGGCCGGATTTGAAGCCGGCATTACAGAGCAATTTGGCTTTTTTCCCGTTGAGTCTGAGGATGATGCGTTGAAGAAAAAATGGATTACCCGCGAAGAATATGAGCAAATCAGTGCCCGGTTCGATACATGGATCACAGATGTGTCTCTTTATATAAAGAACACGTATAAGCCTGATGCACTGTTTTTTTATGGTCCCCAGATTGATCATGAGGAGCATAAATATACGCTGACGGATCCGCGCCAGCCGGGCTATACGAAGAAAAAAGCAGACCGTTATGAAGCGTATATCAAATGGGCATATCAGCTGGCAGATGATACAGTCGGCAAAACAGTGGAAGCCATGGATGACAATGACCATTTATTTGTCGTATCAGATCATGGAATGGAAGCGGCACACACGATGCTTGAGCCGAATGCCGTACTGAAGAAAGCGGGCCTTCTTAGGACAAACGAAGACGGTACGATTGATTACTCCAAAACGAAAGCATATGCCGTACCGAGCGGCTCAGCCGCCCATGTATATATTAATGCCAAAGCAACCGAGAAAAAAGGCATTGTAGAAAAACATGAGTTTGACGATGTGAAGCGCCAGGCCATCGACGCATTCAAGACAGCAGAAATAAAGCAGAAAAACCGAAATAATATGCTAGAGCTCGGCTTTGAAGCTGTTCTTTCCGGCAAAGAAAAAGAAGAGCTGTCAAAGCTGCCGGAAGCAAGTATGAAAGGAATATGGGAAGCGGGCTTAAAAGAAACGATTCATCCATATGAAACGGTTCTGTCGTCTAAGGATACGGAGAAAAAGCCGCTTGGCCATGCTCATGCTGGAGATATTTTGTTGATTGGTGCACCGGGATACATGATGGCAAACGGTACGAGCCGTTTCAGCAAGCCATCAGTTGAATTAGGCACCCACGGTGGAAACTCGACCAAACAGGATTTGCGCCCCGTCTTTATGGCAACAGGGCCTTCATTTAAAGAAGGAGGCACGATTGGGAAAGTATCCACGCTCGATCTGGCTCCGAATGTGTATAACCTGCTTGGCATTAAAG from Domibacillus sp. DTU_2020_1001157_1_SI_ALB_TIR_016 encodes:
- a CDS encoding assimilatory sulfite reductase (NADPH) flavoprotein subunit, giving the protein MQLQVTNSPFNEEQAELLNRLLPTLTEGQKVWLGGFLAASPSGVVSAAPAPAAAEAAVPVQAAAAPAVSKDVTILYGSQTGNAQRLAQKAGQTLESNGFNVTVSAMSDFKPNNLKKVQNLLIVASTHGEGDPPDNAITFHEFLHGKRAPKLDDLQFSVLSLGDSSYEFFCQTGKEFDQRLEELGGKRIVPRVDCDLDFDEPAAEWIDSVVKSLSEASAPAAAQTAPAAAGAQVTESEYSRTNPFRAEILESINLNGRGSNKETRHIELSLEGSGLTYKPGDALGVYPENDPKLVDELIAAFGWNRDETVTINKQGDVLSLRNALLTYYEITVLTKPLLEKIAQLTGVDELHDLIGDSEKVKAYIHGRDLLDVVQQFGPFGVSPQDFVNVLRKMPARLYSIASSLEANPDEVHLTIGAVRYNANGRDRSGVCSILCAERLEPGDTLPVYIQHNDNFKLPENPETPVIMIGPGTGVAPFRAFMQEREESGADGKAWMFFGDQHFVTDFLYQTEWQKWLADGVLTKMDVAFSRDTAEKVYVQHRMQENSKELFEWLQQGAAVYVCGDEKNMAHDVHQTLIDIVEKEGSMSREQAEKYVADMQQQKRYQRDVY
- the cysI gene encoding assimilatory sulfite reductase (NADPH) hemoprotein subunit yields the protein MSKTVNDLHQLRAPEGPPSDVEGIKERSNLLRGTLAEVMQDRISAGIPEDDNRLMKHHGSYLQDDRDLRTERQKQKLEPAYQFMLRVRLPGGVATSSQWLMMDTLAHKYGNGTLKLTTRETFQIHGILKWNMKQTIQDIHSTMMDTIAACGDVNRNVMATSNPYQSEVHTEVHALAKQLSDDLLPKSRAYHEIWLGEEKVAGTPETEEVEPMYGPLYLPRKFKIGIAVPPSNDIDVFSQDLGFIAIVENNQLIGFNVTIGGGMGMSHGDTQTYPQLGKVIGFVTPDKVVDLAEKVITIQRDYGNRSVRKYARFKYTVDRLGLENVKAELERRLGWTLDEARDFHFDHNGDRYGWQKGVKGKWHFTMFVEGGRIVDYPEYQLMTGIREIAKVHKGDFRLTSNQNLIIGNVSAQNKKKIEALIDQYGLTEGRHHSAIRRSALACVALPTCGLAMAEAERYLPGLMDKIDEIIDENGLRDKEITIRMTGCPNGCARHALGEIGFIGKAVGKYNMYLGAAHDGSRLSKMYRENIGEEEILKELRVVLSRYANERQEGEHFGDFVIRAGIVEATTDGTNFHNL
- a CDS encoding alpha/beta-type small acid-soluble spore protein; this encodes MANNNRQQLLVPGAEQVLEQFKYEIASEFGITLGADTTSRANGSTGGEITKRLVRLAQQELQG
- the msrA gene encoding peptide-methionine (S)-S-oxide reductase MsrA; the protein is MHTIAEIEANWQAHMSNRQTATFGMGCFWSPDARFGALPGVIRTKTGFAGGTTSDPVYRQMGDHTETVQIEFDPDILSFEEILHIFWANHTSTNRTEYKDRQYMSLLFYHNDEQRQAIEQVKRELETKRNEQIETEIQPFSVFTLAEERHQKYHLKRFKRAAEKLASVFTTPASFTDSTLTARLNGFVREYTTLPRIEEEIHSWAISDSAKEELSAFIRGLRW
- a CDS encoding HPr family phosphocarrier protein translates to MFVKTVYIRSFTPKTAVPLVHLASQFVSDIYLQYQNRHVNVKSIMGVLALGSPNGEMTLTAKGIDEYEAIKAIGAALEQTEIRPVS
- a CDS encoding alkaline phosphatase family protein: MKKLLLLAAGLSICLNPFAAQAKTGTQSKDQDVIVISFDGMRQDLTEKYIKEGDLPNMETLIEKGVWAKKPETIVPSLTAPSHAALSTGATPDKTGIVSNQFHDPEKKFNNKDDAFHTTIRVSPIWSEASRQGKTTATVAFPGANPETKNQTADYSVFYGDTWAKASLNELSFKEALGWKGAPKSFSPPQEAALPLKLKRAKNRTLFVLAVDTTDDRRVNYDQFTVSEDKQINAEDGRAKRDEWGTVPLTMDKGEHAGFTFKVKGETTDLTEPVPFFKTAVTSGLFSGPAGFEAGITEQFGFFPVESEDDALKKKWITREEYEQISARFDTWITDVSLYIKNTYKPDALFFYGPQIDHEEHKYTLTDPRQPGYTKKKADRYEAYIKWAYQLADDTVGKTVEAMDDNDHLFVVSDHGMEAAHTMLEPNAVLKKAGLLRTNEDGTIDYSKTKAYAVPSGSAAHVYINAKATEKKGIVEKHEFDDVKRQAIDAFKTAEIKQKNRNNMLELGFEAVLSGKEKEELSKLPEASMKGIWEAGLKETIHPYETVLSSKDTEKKPLGHAHAGDILLIGAPGYMMANGTSRFSKPSVELGTHGGNSTKQDLRPVFMATGPSFKEGGTIGKVSTLDLAPNVYNLLGIKAPSFVEGEVKSALWKKKEE